In Antedon mediterranea chromosome 10, ecAntMedi1.1, whole genome shotgun sequence, one genomic interval encodes:
- the LOC140060727 gene encoding uncharacterized protein isoform X1 has product MMTSADIQIKREATDEIMKEEVEDYNMSKETIMVDEDEVTGVTEEKDPDLIDMFKGHPNLQNGGGSAIVKNNSSPETVDEAVDYTLHRREDGIEDTIHRGLFQCSQCNFRTENEQEYFHHSEEHAPDRDFICIVCNRKFSKKQSLRRHMNLHSGHRPFKCPLCEYRSSRKDHLQLHLRTRHAPGKATNYQFKCVICGNSYQSQKRMIMHMKSHQRTHRCDICGMTFPSFTAMDSHKKAKHVMPTTPVSNGNPYTCHACGFMSTSAQGYHIHLQSQRHKDVITASVRIPQVIKSSMEEELKIRDDRIDVPAVTFPGPIPISMRPLLTDGPQRLPPTLTHLHNPRIFPHHQLAGPHFPIRPEFFSPVFGFPRPDFPRPEFRTEHKSTMPVIVADVSSLRLSPAVSETISTGSPSQSVSPSYNRPGSPNFNTTSPTSSPLMQMPGLLMKTQDSPRSVYVTSASPVSPQYNSVNATIYSQADEASPKSDSKSRTSSFDSGNDMRPEPTQYNMATSSGTRDTATQDDVRRCKHCHTVYSDDVMFGIHLGCHGVNHPFECNICGHICCDKYDFATHITRSLHKK; this is encoded by the exons ATGATGACTTCAGCGGACATTCAAATAAAACGAGAAGCAACCGACGAAATCATGAAAGAGGAGGTTGAAGATTATAACATGTCGAAGGAGACAATCATGGTGGATGAAGATGAAGTTACCGGGGTCACAGAAGAAAAAGACCCAGATTTAATTGATATgtttaaag GTCATCCAAATTTACAAAATGGAGGAGGCTCAGCTATTGTTAAAAACAACTCAAGCCCCGAAACTGTCGATGAAGCAGTCGATTATACTCTTCACAGAAGAGAAGATGGAATTGAGGACACGATTCACCGTGGCTTATTCCAGTGCAGTCAGTGCAATTTCCGAACCGAAAATGAACAAGAATATTTTCATCATAGTGAAGAACATGCCCCAGATCGAGACTTTATTTGTATAGTCTGTAACAGGAAGTTTTCGAAAAAGCAGAGCTTGCGAAGGCACATGAATCTTCACAGCGGTCACCGACCTTTTAAATGCCCGCTGTGCGAGTATAGATCTTCGCGTAAAGATCATCTTCAACTGCATCTTCGAACTCGCCATGCTCCTGGTAAAGCTACAAACTATCAATTTAAGTGTGTGATTTGCGGGAACTCGTACCAAAGCCAGAAACGTATGATAATGCACATGAAGTCACATCAGCGGACTCACCGATGCGACATTTGCGGGATGACATTTCCCTCTTTCACGGCCATGGACAGCCATAAGAAAGCAAAGCATGTGATGCCTACGACTCCTGTATCAAATGGAAATCCGTACACGTGCCATGCATGTGGTTTTATGAGTACAAGTGCGCAGGGTTATCATATCCATCTACAAAGCCAGCGCCACAAAGACGTCATAACTGCGTCTGTTAGAATTCCGCAAGTTATAAAGTCTTCTATGGAGGAAGAGCTTAAGATCAGAGATGATAGAATCGATGTGCCTGCAGTAACCTTTCCAGGACCCATTCCAATTTCTATGCGTCCGTTGTTAACAGACGGTCCACAACGCCTTCCACCGACGTTAACGCATCTCCACAATCCAAGAATCTTTCCGCATCACCAGCTCGCTGGCCCACATTTCCCAATTAGGCCAGAATTTTTCTCTCCCGTCTTTGGTTTCCCAAGACCAGATTTTCCTAGGCCAGAATTCCGTACTGAACATAAATCCACAATGCCTGTTATAGTAGCAGATGTTAGTTCACTTCGTTTGAGCCCAGCAGTCTCAGAAACTATATCTACCGGTTCACCATCGCAAAGTGTGTCTCCGAGTTATAACCGACCAGGTAGCCCAAATTTTAACACTACTAGTCCTACATCCAGCCCACTGATGCAAATGCCTGGCCTACTCATGAAAACACAAGATTCCCCACGAAGTGTGTACGTGACTAGCGCCAGTCCCGTGAGTCCACAATACAATTCGGTAAATGCTACCATATACAGTCAAGCCGACGAAGCCTCACCGAAATCAGACTCAAAATCGCGCACATCAAGTTTTGATTCTGGAAATGATATGCGACCGGAACCGACACAATACAACATGGCCACGAGCTCAGGGACGCGGGATACTGCAACTCAGGACGATGTTCGTCGGTGTAAACATTGTCACACGGTATATTCAGATGATGTTATGTTTGGCATCCATCTTGGTTGCCATGGGGTTAACCATCCTTTCGAATGCAACATTTGTGGCCATATTTGTTGTGATAAGTATGACTTTGCAACACACATAACAAGAAGTCTACACAAGAAATAG
- the LOC140060727 gene encoding uncharacterized protein isoform X2, which yields MVHKCISQRQPPTLDGSDAPEFSHPNLQNGGGSAIVKNNSSPETVDEAVDYTLHRREDGIEDTIHRGLFQCSQCNFRTENEQEYFHHSEEHAPDRDFICIVCNRKFSKKQSLRRHMNLHSGHRPFKCPLCEYRSSRKDHLQLHLRTRHAPGKATNYQFKCVICGNSYQSQKRMIMHMKSHQRTHRCDICGMTFPSFTAMDSHKKAKHVMPTTPVSNGNPYTCHACGFMSTSAQGYHIHLQSQRHKDVITASVRIPQVIKSSMEEELKIRDDRIDVPAVTFPGPIPISMRPLLTDGPQRLPPTLTHLHNPRIFPHHQLAGPHFPIRPEFFSPVFGFPRPDFPRPEFRTEHKSTMPVIVADVSSLRLSPAVSETISTGSPSQSVSPSYNRPGSPNFNTTSPTSSPLMQMPGLLMKTQDSPRSVYVTSASPVSPQYNSVNATIYSQADEASPKSDSKSRTSSFDSGNDMRPEPTQYNMATSSGTRDTATQDDVRRCKHCHTVYSDDVMFGIHLGCHGVNHPFECNICGHICCDKYDFATHITRSLHKK from the exons ATGGTGCATAAATGTATTAGCCAACGACAACCTCCGACACTCGACGGTTCTGATGCTCCAGAGTTTA GTCATCCAAATTTACAAAATGGAGGAGGCTCAGCTATTGTTAAAAACAACTCAAGCCCCGAAACTGTCGATGAAGCAGTCGATTATACTCTTCACAGAAGAGAAGATGGAATTGAGGACACGATTCACCGTGGCTTATTCCAGTGCAGTCAGTGCAATTTCCGAACCGAAAATGAACAAGAATATTTTCATCATAGTGAAGAACATGCCCCAGATCGAGACTTTATTTGTATAGTCTGTAACAGGAAGTTTTCGAAAAAGCAGAGCTTGCGAAGGCACATGAATCTTCACAGCGGTCACCGACCTTTTAAATGCCCGCTGTGCGAGTATAGATCTTCGCGTAAAGATCATCTTCAACTGCATCTTCGAACTCGCCATGCTCCTGGTAAAGCTACAAACTATCAATTTAAGTGTGTGATTTGCGGGAACTCGTACCAAAGCCAGAAACGTATGATAATGCACATGAAGTCACATCAGCGGACTCACCGATGCGACATTTGCGGGATGACATTTCCCTCTTTCACGGCCATGGACAGCCATAAGAAAGCAAAGCATGTGATGCCTACGACTCCTGTATCAAATGGAAATCCGTACACGTGCCATGCATGTGGTTTTATGAGTACAAGTGCGCAGGGTTATCATATCCATCTACAAAGCCAGCGCCACAAAGACGTCATAACTGCGTCTGTTAGAATTCCGCAAGTTATAAAGTCTTCTATGGAGGAAGAGCTTAAGATCAGAGATGATAGAATCGATGTGCCTGCAGTAACCTTTCCAGGACCCATTCCAATTTCTATGCGTCCGTTGTTAACAGACGGTCCACAACGCCTTCCACCGACGTTAACGCATCTCCACAATCCAAGAATCTTTCCGCATCACCAGCTCGCTGGCCCACATTTCCCAATTAGGCCAGAATTTTTCTCTCCCGTCTTTGGTTTCCCAAGACCAGATTTTCCTAGGCCAGAATTCCGTACTGAACATAAATCCACAATGCCTGTTATAGTAGCAGATGTTAGTTCACTTCGTTTGAGCCCAGCAGTCTCAGAAACTATATCTACCGGTTCACCATCGCAAAGTGTGTCTCCGAGTTATAACCGACCAGGTAGCCCAAATTTTAACACTACTAGTCCTACATCCAGCCCACTGATGCAAATGCCTGGCCTACTCATGAAAACACAAGATTCCCCACGAAGTGTGTACGTGACTAGCGCCAGTCCCGTGAGTCCACAATACAATTCGGTAAATGCTACCATATACAGTCAAGCCGACGAAGCCTCACCGAAATCAGACTCAAAATCGCGCACATCAAGTTTTGATTCTGGAAATGATATGCGACCGGAACCGACACAATACAACATGGCCACGAGCTCAGGGACGCGGGATACTGCAACTCAGGACGATGTTCGTCGGTGTAAACATTGTCACACGGTATATTCAGATGATGTTATGTTTGGCATCCATCTTGGTTGCCATGGGGTTAACCATCCTTTCGAATGCAACATTTGTGGCCATATTTGTTGTGATAAGTATGACTTTGCAACACACATAACAAGAAGTCTACACAAGAAATAG